In Mangrovivirga cuniculi, the following proteins share a genomic window:
- a CDS encoding alpha/beta hydrolase, with protein MKYYLSILLFLISGFLIGIYGQKYYSDNYDRINRNTITYLNSNEKSLKLDYYDPVENNDQNKPLVVYVHGGGFAGGKRDEPKIIDFCERIAKKGYAVASVSYTLMMKGKGFGCDQPASTKMNVFYETAREINQAIKFLIVKSDSLNIDSEMIILSGSSAGAEAIINAAYWKKTQEGVLNDNFKFAGVISMAGALPNIDWVNSSSAIPTQLFHGTCDNLVPYDEAPHHYCSGNEPGYLMLYGSYSIMKKLQKIGKPFYMVTGCGGGHEWNDRPWTSEFKDVIEFLYNDVYLGTERQIHIINKEKIDNENCINPHHFKFCNK; from the coding sequence ATGAAATACTATCTATCGATTCTTTTATTTTTGATTTCCGGTTTTTTGATCGGGATTTATGGTCAAAAATATTATTCTGACAATTACGACCGCATAAATCGCAATACCATTACTTACCTGAATAGTAATGAAAAATCTCTAAAGCTTGATTATTACGATCCTGTTGAAAATAATGATCAGAATAAACCCTTAGTAGTTTATGTTCATGGAGGCGGATTTGCAGGAGGAAAAAGGGATGAACCTAAAATTATTGATTTCTGTGAACGAATAGCAAAAAAAGGATATGCCGTAGCGTCTGTTAGTTATACATTAATGATGAAAGGAAAAGGCTTTGGTTGTGATCAGCCTGCTTCAACCAAAATGAATGTATTTTATGAAACAGCCAGAGAAATTAATCAAGCGATAAAATTCCTTATTGTAAAAAGTGATTCTCTTAATATCGATTCTGAAATGATTATTTTATCCGGAAGTAGTGCAGGTGCAGAAGCAATTATAAATGCTGCTTACTGGAAAAAAACTCAGGAAGGGGTATTAAATGATAACTTTAAATTTGCCGGAGTAATCAGTATGGCTGGTGCTCTTCCAAATATTGACTGGGTCAATAGTTCATCAGCTATTCCCACACAGTTGTTTCATGGTACCTGTGATAATCTTGTCCCTTATGATGAAGCTCCTCATCACTATTGCAGCGGAAATGAACCAGGATACCTGATGCTTTATGGCAGCTATTCAATAATGAAAAAATTACAGAAAATTGGTAAACCATTTTATATGGTAACTGGGTGTGGCGGTGGCCATGAATGGAACGACAGGCCATGGACAAGTGAATTTAAAGACGTAATTGAATTTCTATACAACGATGTTTACCTGGGAACAGAAAGGCAGATCCATATTATCAACAAAGAAAAAATTGATAATGAAAATTGTATAAACCCTCACCATTTTAAATTTTGTAATAAATAA